Genomic window (Flavobacteriales bacterium):
TTGAGTTTCACGGTGTTTTCTCAAAGTATCTCTGTGGAAGCTCATAAAACAGAGGTTGACCCTTCTTGTTGTACGACTCTAATTGGTGATATAGGAACGGAGATTACGGTCAGAAATACTTCTGATGAAACAATTAATATTATGGTTTCCAGGCAAACGCTTAATCAAACATTAGGTACAGAGAATTACTTTTGTTGGAATGCGTGTTATGGTGCTTCTACAAGTGTTTCCCCCGATGGAAAAATGTTTGCACCACAACAGGTTGATGAAAACAGCTTTCAAGTGCATTATGACAACCAAGGCTATAAACCAGCATCTGCTACTGTAAAGTATTGTGCTTTTAATGAGGCTAACCCATCTGATTCAGCATGTACAATAGTTTATTACTCTTTTGCTGCTACTTCTGTGAATGACAATTTTAATAGCTCTTATTTTTCTGAGTTCCACCCCAATCCAACGTCTTCAACAGCTTTTTTAGATTATAATTTAAATTCAAGTGATGTGGCGGAAATAGTAGTTACAGATATGCTAGGTTCTATTGTAAAAAAGGAAATTATTAAAAATAAAAACGGCACATTTAAGTTTGATGTTAGTGACACTAAAATGGGTTTGTATTTTGCTAACATTTTGGTCAATGGCGAGTTCAAAACAATGAAACGCTTAGTAGTCAGTAGATAAACGAACGCACACATAATTTAAAAACCGGTCTTAGTGCCGGTTTTTTTTGTTTAATTTTACGAGCTTATTTCTAAGAATAACGTATGTCTAATAGAAGAAGAAAACAAGAATCCCTAGATTATCATAAGTCTGGCAGGCCAGGAAAGATTGAAGTAGTCCCTACCAAAAAGCACAGTTCTCAGCGAGATTTATCTTTAGCATATTCTCCAGGTGTTGCTGAACCTTGTATCAAAATCAGCGAAAATCCAGAAGATGTCTATGAATATACTGCTAAAAGTAATCTAGTGGCTGTAATAACTAACGGTACAGCAGTACTTGGGTTAGGTGATATTGGCCCTGAAGCCTCCAAGCCAGTAATGGAAGGTAAAGGCTTGTTATTCAAAATCTTTGCCGATATAGATGTCTTTGATATCGAAGTTGATGCTTCCGAAGTGGATAAATTCGTAGAGGTCGTGAAATCTATTGCTCCAACTTTTGGGGGAATAAATTTAGAAGATATCAAAGCCCCAGAATGTTTTGAAATAGAAAAACGTCTGAAAGAAGAATTGGATATCCCTATAATGCACGATGATCAGCATGGTACAGCTATCATATCTGCTGCGGCATTATTAAATGCACTAGAAATTGCCGACAAGAAAATAGAAGATATTCATATTGTTATCAATGGTGCTGGTGCAGCAGCTATGTCTTGTGCTAAATTATATCTTTCGTTAGGCGCTAAAAAATCCAATATTGTCATGTTGGATAGCAAGGGCGTTATAAGAGAAGACAGGGATAACCTAAGTAATGAAAAAGCTTTTTTTGCAACCGATAGTAATATACACACTCTTGATGAGGCTATGACTAATGCCGATGTATTTCTTGGCTTGTCATCTGGAAATATTGTTTCTAAACAGATGATAAAGTCTATGGCTGATATGCCCATTGTATTTGCATTAGCTAACCCTGACCCAGAGATATCTTACGATGACGCAATTTCTGCTAGAGAGGATATTATTATGGCAACAGGTCGTTCGGATCATTCTAATCAGGTTAATAATGTGTTAGGGTTTCCCTATATATTTAGAGGAGCTCTTGATGTTAGAGCAACCACTATCAACGAAGCTATGAAGTTAGCAGCAGTTCGCAGTATTGCTGAGCTCACAAAAGAAGTTGTCCCAGACACAGTTAATTTAGCTTATGGTGAAAAGGTGATTACTTTTGGCCCAGAGTATATTATCCCCAAACCTTTAGACAATCGTCTGATATCCGTTGTTGCTCCAGCAGTAGCTAAAGCCGCTATTGAGTCTGGTGTGGCTCAAAAGAAAATTTCTGATTTTGAAGCCTACGCTCAAGAGCTCAATAAACGTTTAGGTTTAGATAATAAGCTTGTAAGAAGAATAACGACTAAAGCCAAAAGAAACCCCAAGCGTATTGTGTTTGCCGAGGCCGAACATTATAAAGTCTTGAAAGCAGCTCAAGAAGTTAAGGACGAAGGTATTGCTATTCCGATCCTTCTCGGTAGAGAAGCTAAAATTAGACAACTCATTGAAGACAATGTTTTGGATTTAGATGATGTGCTAATTCTTGATCCTAAGAGCGATGAACAAAGAGATATACGTAACCAATTCGGAGAGATTCTTTTTGATAAACGTAAACGTAAAGGTTTGACACTTCCCGAGGCTCAAAAGCTGATGCGAGAGAGGAATTATTTTGGTTCTATGATGGTAGA
Coding sequences:
- a CDS encoding T9SS type A sorting domain-containing protein — encoded protein: MKNLLLFTFAILSFTVFSQSISVEAHKTEVDPSCCTTLIGDIGTEITVRNTSDETINIMVSRQTLNQTLGTENYFCWNACYGASTSVSPDGKMFAPQQVDENSFQVHYDNQGYKPASATVKYCAFNEANPSDSACTIVYYSFAATSVNDNFNSSYFSEFHPNPTSSTAFLDYNLNSSDVAEIVVTDMLGSIVKKEIIKNKNGTFKFDVSDTKMGLYFANILVNGEFKTMKRLVVSR
- a CDS encoding NADP-dependent malic enzyme gives rise to the protein MSNRRRKQESLDYHKSGRPGKIEVVPTKKHSSQRDLSLAYSPGVAEPCIKISENPEDVYEYTAKSNLVAVITNGTAVLGLGDIGPEASKPVMEGKGLLFKIFADIDVFDIEVDASEVDKFVEVVKSIAPTFGGINLEDIKAPECFEIEKRLKEELDIPIMHDDQHGTAIISAAALLNALEIADKKIEDIHIVINGAGAAAMSCAKLYLSLGAKKSNIVMLDSKGVIREDRDNLSNEKAFFATDSNIHTLDEAMTNADVFLGLSSGNIVSKQMIKSMADMPIVFALANPDPEISYDDAISAREDIIMATGRSDHSNQVNNVLGFPYIFRGALDVRATTINEAMKLAAVRSIAELTKEVVPDTVNLAYGEKVITFGPEYIIPKPLDNRLISVVAPAVAKAAIESGVAQKKISDFEAYAQELNKRLGLDNKLVRRITTKAKRNPKRIVFAEAEHYKVLKAAQEVKDEGIAIPILLGREAKIRQLIEDNVLDLDDVLILDPKSDEQRDIRNQFGEILFDKRKRKGLTLPEAQKLMRERNYFGSMMVDQGMADAFISGISRNYPSTLRPALQIIGTEEGVDKVAGMFILNTKKGTLFLADTTININPTDNELANIAMLTAKTVRRFNVVPRLALLSYSNFGSSMNPSVAKITRALKIVKDKEPNLVIDGEIQADFALHKDKRQQIFPFSDLTDNANTLIFPNLESGNIAYKMMQEFDDVEAIGPILIGMKKPVHILQLGCSVREIVNMVTIAVIDAQTKRK